A window of the Clupea harengus chromosome 8, Ch_v2.0.2, whole genome shotgun sequence genome harbors these coding sequences:
- the LOC105907454 gene encoding heterogeneous nuclear ribonucleoprotein A/B-like isoform X2: protein MRPLLTHYYKLQTITKKATMSETEQQLMETSENGNEGEHLNSEEPVEQPEEEEEEEEVEDEVPAEVAEVVEDEVEDGIEDGVQDGVEDGVEDAVEDGVEDGVEAVIKEEEEEASIKVEDAAEEDSQNGTSEGGQIDASKGEEDAGKMFVGGLSWDTSKKDLKDYFSKFGEVTDCTIKMDSNTGRSRGFGFVLFKEAASVDKVLLQKEHRLDGRQIDPKKAMAMKKEPVKKIFVGGLNPETEEEKIREYFGTFGEIETVELPLDPKSEKRRGFVFITYKDESPVKKVLEKKFHHVNGSKCEVKVAQPKEVYQQQQFGGRGGGYGGGGGGGGGGGRGRGRGGGGQSQNWNQGYNNYWNPGGYGNQGYGYGGQQGYGGYGPYGQYDYSSGYYGYGGYGYNQGNTNYGKSPRRGGHQSSYKPY from the exons ATGAGGCCTCTTTTAACCCACTATTACAAGCTTCAA ACGATCACAAAAAAGGCCACGATGTCAGAAACCGAACAGCAGCTTATGGAGACATCCGAAAATGGTAACGAAGGTGAACATCTCAATTCCGAAGAGCCCGTGGAacagccagaggaggaggaggaggaggaagaagtaGAAGACGAAGTACCAGCCGAAGTAGCAGAAGTAGTCGAAGACGAAGTAGAGGACGGCATAGAAGACGGTGTACAAGACGGCGTAGAAGATGGTGTAGAAGATGCTGTAGAAGACGGTGTAGAAGACGGAGTAGAAGCAGTAattaaagaagaagaggaagaagctaGCATAAAGGTAGAAGACGCAGCAGAAGAGGATTCTCAGAATGGAACCTCAGAAGGTGGACAGATTGACGCTAGTAAAGGCGAGGAAGACGCGGG TAAAATGTTTGTTGGTGGACTCAGTTGGGACACCAGCAAGAAAGACCTGAAAGATTACTTCTCAAAATTCGGAGAGGTCACTGATTGTACGATCAAAATGGACTCGAATACAGGGCGTTCAAGAGGATTTGGATTTGTTCTCtttaaagaagctgccagtGTTGATAAG gtgttgcTACAAAAGGAACATCGGTTAGATGGTCGACAGATTGACCCCAAGAAGGCTATGGCGATGAAAAAGGAGCCAGTAAAGAAGATATTTGTTGGTGGCCTTAacccagagacagaggaggaaaagatTAGAGAGTATTTCGGGACCTTCGGAGAG ATTGAAACGGTTGAATTGCCACTAGATCCCAAGTCTGAAAAAAGGAGGGGGTTCGTCTTTATCACGTACAAGGACGAGTCTCCGGTCAAAAAAGTCCTGGAAAAGAAGTTTCATCATGTTAACGGAAGCAAG tgtGAAGTAAAAGTGGCCCAGCCTAAAGAGGTatatcagcagcagcagtttgGTGGTCGGGGCGGTGGCTAtggaggaggtggcggaggaggaggaggaggaggaagagggaggggccgtggcggtggtg GACAAAGCCAGAACTGGAACCAGGGCTACAACAACTATTGGAACCCAGGTGGCTACGGCAACCAGGGCTATGGTTACGGTGGTCAGCAGGGCTACGGTGGCTATGGACCTTATGGCCAGTATGATTATTCATCTGGCTACTATGGCTACGGAGGCTATGGCTACA ACCAGGGCAATACAAACTATGGGAAAAGTCCAAGACGTGGAGGCCACCAGAGTAGCTACAAGCCATACTGA
- the LOC105907454 gene encoding heterogeneous nuclear ribonucleoprotein A/B-like isoform X3, whose amino-acid sequence MTITKKATMSETEQQLMETSENGNEGEHLNSEEPVEQPEEEEEEEEVEDEVPAEVAEVVEDEVEDGIEDGVQDGVEDGVEDAVEDGVEDGVEAVIKEEEEEASIKVEDAAEEDSQNGTSEGGQIDASKGEEDAGKMFVGGLSWDTSKKDLKDYFSKFGEVTDCTIKMDSNTGRSRGFGFVLFKEAASVDKVLLQKEHRLDGRQIDPKKAMAMKKEPVKKIFVGGLNPETEEEKIREYFGTFGEIETVELPLDPKSEKRRGFVFITYKDESPVKKVLEKKFHHVNGSKCEVKVAQPKEVYQQQQFGGRGGGYGGGGGGGGGGGRGRGRGGGGGGGGQSQNWNQGYNNYWNPGGYGNQGYGYGGQQGYGGYGPYGQYDYSSGYYGYGGYGYNQGNTNYGKSPRRGGHQSSYKPY is encoded by the exons ATG ACGATCACAAAAAAGGCCACGATGTCAGAAACCGAACAGCAGCTTATGGAGACATCCGAAAATGGTAACGAAGGTGAACATCTCAATTCCGAAGAGCCCGTGGAacagccagaggaggaggaggaggaggaagaagtaGAAGACGAAGTACCAGCCGAAGTAGCAGAAGTAGTCGAAGACGAAGTAGAGGACGGCATAGAAGACGGTGTACAAGACGGCGTAGAAGATGGTGTAGAAGATGCTGTAGAAGACGGTGTAGAAGACGGAGTAGAAGCAGTAattaaagaagaagaggaagaagctaGCATAAAGGTAGAAGACGCAGCAGAAGAGGATTCTCAGAATGGAACCTCAGAAGGTGGACAGATTGACGCTAGTAAAGGCGAGGAAGACGCGGG TAAAATGTTTGTTGGTGGACTCAGTTGGGACACCAGCAAGAAAGACCTGAAAGATTACTTCTCAAAATTCGGAGAGGTCACTGATTGTACGATCAAAATGGACTCGAATACAGGGCGTTCAAGAGGATTTGGATTTGTTCTCtttaaagaagctgccagtGTTGATAAG gtgttgcTACAAAAGGAACATCGGTTAGATGGTCGACAGATTGACCCCAAGAAGGCTATGGCGATGAAAAAGGAGCCAGTAAAGAAGATATTTGTTGGTGGCCTTAacccagagacagaggaggaaaagatTAGAGAGTATTTCGGGACCTTCGGAGAG ATTGAAACGGTTGAATTGCCACTAGATCCCAAGTCTGAAAAAAGGAGGGGGTTCGTCTTTATCACGTACAAGGACGAGTCTCCGGTCAAAAAAGTCCTGGAAAAGAAGTTTCATCATGTTAACGGAAGCAAG tgtGAAGTAAAAGTGGCCCAGCCTAAAGAGGTatatcagcagcagcagtttgGTGGTCGGGGCGGTGGCTAtggaggaggtggcggaggaggaggaggaggaggaagagggaggggccgtggcggtggtggtggcggtggtg GACAAAGCCAGAACTGGAACCAGGGCTACAACAACTATTGGAACCCAGGTGGCTACGGCAACCAGGGCTATGGTTACGGTGGTCAGCAGGGCTACGGTGGCTATGGACCTTATGGCCAGTATGATTATTCATCTGGCTACTATGGCTACGGAGGCTATGGCTACA ACCAGGGCAATACAAACTATGGGAAAAGTCCAAGACGTGGAGGCCACCAGAGTAGCTACAAGCCATACTGA
- the LOC105907454 gene encoding heterogeneous nuclear ribonucleoprotein A/B-like isoform X1 has protein sequence MRPLLTHYYKLQTITKKATMSETEQQLMETSENGNEGEHLNSEEPVEQPEEEEEEEEVEDEVPAEVAEVVEDEVEDGIEDGVQDGVEDGVEDAVEDGVEDGVEAVIKEEEEEASIKVEDAAEEDSQNGTSEGGQIDASKGEEDAGKMFVGGLSWDTSKKDLKDYFSKFGEVTDCTIKMDSNTGRSRGFGFVLFKEAASVDKVLLQKEHRLDGRQIDPKKAMAMKKEPVKKIFVGGLNPETEEEKIREYFGTFGEIETVELPLDPKSEKRRGFVFITYKDESPVKKVLEKKFHHVNGSKCEVKVAQPKEVYQQQQFGGRGGGYGGGGGGGGGGGRGRGRGGGGGGGGQSQNWNQGYNNYWNPGGYGNQGYGYGGQQGYGGYGPYGQYDYSSGYYGYGGYGYNQGNTNYGKSPRRGGHQSSYKPY, from the exons ATGAGGCCTCTTTTAACCCACTATTACAAGCTTCAA ACGATCACAAAAAAGGCCACGATGTCAGAAACCGAACAGCAGCTTATGGAGACATCCGAAAATGGTAACGAAGGTGAACATCTCAATTCCGAAGAGCCCGTGGAacagccagaggaggaggaggaggaggaagaagtaGAAGACGAAGTACCAGCCGAAGTAGCAGAAGTAGTCGAAGACGAAGTAGAGGACGGCATAGAAGACGGTGTACAAGACGGCGTAGAAGATGGTGTAGAAGATGCTGTAGAAGACGGTGTAGAAGACGGAGTAGAAGCAGTAattaaagaagaagaggaagaagctaGCATAAAGGTAGAAGACGCAGCAGAAGAGGATTCTCAGAATGGAACCTCAGAAGGTGGACAGATTGACGCTAGTAAAGGCGAGGAAGACGCGGG TAAAATGTTTGTTGGTGGACTCAGTTGGGACACCAGCAAGAAAGACCTGAAAGATTACTTCTCAAAATTCGGAGAGGTCACTGATTGTACGATCAAAATGGACTCGAATACAGGGCGTTCAAGAGGATTTGGATTTGTTCTCtttaaagaagctgccagtGTTGATAAG gtgttgcTACAAAAGGAACATCGGTTAGATGGTCGACAGATTGACCCCAAGAAGGCTATGGCGATGAAAAAGGAGCCAGTAAAGAAGATATTTGTTGGTGGCCTTAacccagagacagaggaggaaaagatTAGAGAGTATTTCGGGACCTTCGGAGAG ATTGAAACGGTTGAATTGCCACTAGATCCCAAGTCTGAAAAAAGGAGGGGGTTCGTCTTTATCACGTACAAGGACGAGTCTCCGGTCAAAAAAGTCCTGGAAAAGAAGTTTCATCATGTTAACGGAAGCAAG tgtGAAGTAAAAGTGGCCCAGCCTAAAGAGGTatatcagcagcagcagtttgGTGGTCGGGGCGGTGGCTAtggaggaggtggcggaggaggaggaggaggaggaagagggaggggccgtggcggtggtggtggcggtggtg GACAAAGCCAGAACTGGAACCAGGGCTACAACAACTATTGGAACCCAGGTGGCTACGGCAACCAGGGCTATGGTTACGGTGGTCAGCAGGGCTACGGTGGCTATGGACCTTATGGCCAGTATGATTATTCATCTGGCTACTATGGCTACGGAGGCTATGGCTACA ACCAGGGCAATACAAACTATGGGAAAAGTCCAAGACGTGGAGGCCACCAGAGTAGCTACAAGCCATACTGA
- the LOC105907454 gene encoding heterogeneous nuclear ribonucleoprotein A/B-like isoform X5: protein MRPLLTHYYKLQTITKKATMSETEQQLMETSENGNEGEHLNSEEPVEQPEEEEEEEEVEDEVPAEVAEVVEDEVEDGIEDGVQDGVEDGVEDAVEDGVEDGVEAVIKEEEEEASIKVEDAAEEDSQNGTSEGGQIDASKGEEDAGKMFVGGLSWDTSKKDLKDYFSKFGEVTDCTIKMDSNTGRSRGFGFVLFKEAASVDKVLLQKEHRLDGRQIDPKKAMAMKKEPVKKIFVGGLNPETEEEKIREYFGTFGEIETVELPLDPKSEKRRGFVFITYKDESPVKKVLEKKFHHVNGSKCEVKVAQPKEVYQQQQFGGRGGGYGGGGGGGGGGGRGRGRGGGGGGGGQSQNWNQGYNNYWNPGGYGNQGYGYGGQQGYGGYGPYGQYDYSSGYYGYGGYGYRPK, encoded by the exons ATGAGGCCTCTTTTAACCCACTATTACAAGCTTCAA ACGATCACAAAAAAGGCCACGATGTCAGAAACCGAACAGCAGCTTATGGAGACATCCGAAAATGGTAACGAAGGTGAACATCTCAATTCCGAAGAGCCCGTGGAacagccagaggaggaggaggaggaggaagaagtaGAAGACGAAGTACCAGCCGAAGTAGCAGAAGTAGTCGAAGACGAAGTAGAGGACGGCATAGAAGACGGTGTACAAGACGGCGTAGAAGATGGTGTAGAAGATGCTGTAGAAGACGGTGTAGAAGACGGAGTAGAAGCAGTAattaaagaagaagaggaagaagctaGCATAAAGGTAGAAGACGCAGCAGAAGAGGATTCTCAGAATGGAACCTCAGAAGGTGGACAGATTGACGCTAGTAAAGGCGAGGAAGACGCGGG TAAAATGTTTGTTGGTGGACTCAGTTGGGACACCAGCAAGAAAGACCTGAAAGATTACTTCTCAAAATTCGGAGAGGTCACTGATTGTACGATCAAAATGGACTCGAATACAGGGCGTTCAAGAGGATTTGGATTTGTTCTCtttaaagaagctgccagtGTTGATAAG gtgttgcTACAAAAGGAACATCGGTTAGATGGTCGACAGATTGACCCCAAGAAGGCTATGGCGATGAAAAAGGAGCCAGTAAAGAAGATATTTGTTGGTGGCCTTAacccagagacagaggaggaaaagatTAGAGAGTATTTCGGGACCTTCGGAGAG ATTGAAACGGTTGAATTGCCACTAGATCCCAAGTCTGAAAAAAGGAGGGGGTTCGTCTTTATCACGTACAAGGACGAGTCTCCGGTCAAAAAAGTCCTGGAAAAGAAGTTTCATCATGTTAACGGAAGCAAG tgtGAAGTAAAAGTGGCCCAGCCTAAAGAGGTatatcagcagcagcagtttgGTGGTCGGGGCGGTGGCTAtggaggaggtggcggaggaggaggaggaggaggaagagggaggggccgtggcggtggtggtggcggtggtg GACAAAGCCAGAACTGGAACCAGGGCTACAACAACTATTGGAACCCAGGTGGCTACGGCAACCAGGGCTATGGTTACGGTGGTCAGCAGGGCTACGGTGGCTATGGACCTTATGGCCAGTATGATTATTCATCTGGCTACTATGGCTACGGAGGCTATGGCTACA gACCTAAGTGA
- the LOC105907454 gene encoding heterogeneous nuclear ribonucleoprotein A/B-like isoform X4 produces the protein MSETEQQLMETSENGNEGEHLNSEEPVEQPEEEEEEEEVEDEVPAEVAEVVEDEVEDGIEDGVQDGVEDGVEDAVEDGVEDGVEAVIKEEEEEASIKVEDAAEEDSQNGTSEGGQIDASKGEEDAGKMFVGGLSWDTSKKDLKDYFSKFGEVTDCTIKMDSNTGRSRGFGFVLFKEAASVDKVLLQKEHRLDGRQIDPKKAMAMKKEPVKKIFVGGLNPETEEEKIREYFGTFGEIETVELPLDPKSEKRRGFVFITYKDESPVKKVLEKKFHHVNGSKCEVKVAQPKEVYQQQQFGGRGGGYGGGGGGGGGGGRGRGRGGGGGGGGQSQNWNQGYNNYWNPGGYGNQGYGYGGQQGYGGYGPYGQYDYSSGYYGYGGYGYNQGNTNYGKSPRRGGHQSSYKPY, from the exons ATGTCAGAAACCGAACAGCAGCTTATGGAGACATCCGAAAATGGTAACGAAGGTGAACATCTCAATTCCGAAGAGCCCGTGGAacagccagaggaggaggaggaggaggaagaagtaGAAGACGAAGTACCAGCCGAAGTAGCAGAAGTAGTCGAAGACGAAGTAGAGGACGGCATAGAAGACGGTGTACAAGACGGCGTAGAAGATGGTGTAGAAGATGCTGTAGAAGACGGTGTAGAAGACGGAGTAGAAGCAGTAattaaagaagaagaggaagaagctaGCATAAAGGTAGAAGACGCAGCAGAAGAGGATTCTCAGAATGGAACCTCAGAAGGTGGACAGATTGACGCTAGTAAAGGCGAGGAAGACGCGGG TAAAATGTTTGTTGGTGGACTCAGTTGGGACACCAGCAAGAAAGACCTGAAAGATTACTTCTCAAAATTCGGAGAGGTCACTGATTGTACGATCAAAATGGACTCGAATACAGGGCGTTCAAGAGGATTTGGATTTGTTCTCtttaaagaagctgccagtGTTGATAAG gtgttgcTACAAAAGGAACATCGGTTAGATGGTCGACAGATTGACCCCAAGAAGGCTATGGCGATGAAAAAGGAGCCAGTAAAGAAGATATTTGTTGGTGGCCTTAacccagagacagaggaggaaaagatTAGAGAGTATTTCGGGACCTTCGGAGAG ATTGAAACGGTTGAATTGCCACTAGATCCCAAGTCTGAAAAAAGGAGGGGGTTCGTCTTTATCACGTACAAGGACGAGTCTCCGGTCAAAAAAGTCCTGGAAAAGAAGTTTCATCATGTTAACGGAAGCAAG tgtGAAGTAAAAGTGGCCCAGCCTAAAGAGGTatatcagcagcagcagtttgGTGGTCGGGGCGGTGGCTAtggaggaggtggcggaggaggaggaggaggaggaagagggaggggccgtggcggtggtggtggcggtggtg GACAAAGCCAGAACTGGAACCAGGGCTACAACAACTATTGGAACCCAGGTGGCTACGGCAACCAGGGCTATGGTTACGGTGGTCAGCAGGGCTACGGTGGCTATGGACCTTATGGCCAGTATGATTATTCATCTGGCTACTATGGCTACGGAGGCTATGGCTACA ACCAGGGCAATACAAACTATGGGAAAAGTCCAAGACGTGGAGGCCACCAGAGTAGCTACAAGCCATACTGA